One part of the Rutidosis leptorrhynchoides isolate AG116_Rl617_1_P2 chromosome 1, CSIRO_AGI_Rlap_v1, whole genome shotgun sequence genome encodes these proteins:
- the LOC139886647 gene encoding (+)-neomenthol dehydrogenase-like isoform X1 has protein sequence MKPTKSGGVTIAIVWRIRHKRQSSEFDSDMFNSICKDKLKRNRKAAATMMNGKQPTEKYAVVTGANKGIGFETVKQLAVSGVTVVLTARNEKRGTDAVSLLHGLGLSNVLYHQLDLQDPQSIQALASFIRTQFGKLDILVNNAAAPEAVVDGDALRTQNIDPENWLSGKATNILLGLIKTTNETAKVCLNTNYYGVKRVTRALLPLLQNSTSGARIVNVTSLCGQLSNIPNEQIRKELGDLEFLSEEKIDGFVEKFIRDLRNDELEVNGWPNMLPAYSVAKVMVNAYTRVLAKTYPKMCINCVQPGFVATDINCHTGNLTLEEGAQGSVMLALLPEGGPTGCYFDRTQVAEF, from the exons ATGAAACCTACAAAATCCGGTGGAGTCACAATTGCAATCGTCTGGAGAATACGTCACAAACGACAATCGTCGGAGTTCGATTCAGATAT GTTTAATAGCATATGTAAGGATAAACTGAAGAGAAACCGCAAGGCAGCAGCAACGATGATGAACGGGAAACAACCAACAGAGAA GTATGCAGTTGTGACTGGAGCAAACAAAGGCATTGGATTTGAGACAGTTAAACAACTCGCAGTTTCAGGTGTGACAGTTGTATTAACAGCCAGAAATGAGAAAAGGGGTACCGATGCCGTGTCTTTGCTCCATGGACTTGGTTTATCAAATGTGCTCTATCATCAGCTTGATCTACAAGACCCGCAAAGTATACAAGCTTTGGCCAGTTTCATCCGTACACAATTCGGAAAACTTGATATCTTG GTGAATAATGCTGCTGCTCCTGAAGCTGTAGTTGATGGAGATGCTCTAAGGACCCAGAATATAGATCCAGAAAATTGG cTCTCAGGCAAGGCAACAAATATACTACTAGGGTTGATAAAAACAACTAATGAAACAGCAAAAGTATGCCTTAACACGAACTACTATGGTGTCAAGCGCGTAACACGGGCACTCCTTCCACTTCTACAAAATTCAACTTCTGGTGCTAGGATCGTAAATGTAACTTCCTTATGTGGACAATTATCG AATATACCAAATGAACAAATTAGAAAGGAACTTGGGGATTTAGAATTTTTAAGTGAAGAGAAGATTGATGGTTTTGTGGAGAAGTTTATACGTGATTTGAGGAACGATGAACTCGAAGTCAATGGGTGGCCAAACATGTTACCGGCTTACAGTGTGGCAAAGGTCATGGTCAACGCCTACACTAGAGTTCTTGCAAAGACATACCCGAAAATGTGCATCAATTGTGTACAACCTGGATTTGTTGCCACCGACATAAATTGCCACACAGGTAATCTGACGTTAGAAGAAGGAGCTCAAGGTTCTGTTATGTTGGCTCTATTACCAGAAGGTGGTCCTACTGGTTGTTATTTTGATCGTACACAAGTTGCAGAATTTTGA
- the LOC139886647 gene encoding (+)-neomenthol dehydrogenase-like isoform X2, which yields MMNGKQPTEKYAVVTGANKGIGFETVKQLAVSGVTVVLTARNEKRGTDAVSLLHGLGLSNVLYHQLDLQDPQSIQALASFIRTQFGKLDILVNNAAAPEAVVDGDALRTQNIDPENWLSGKATNILLGLIKTTNETAKVCLNTNYYGVKRVTRALLPLLQNSTSGARIVNVTSLCGQLSNIPNEQIRKELGDLEFLSEEKIDGFVEKFIRDLRNDELEVNGWPNMLPAYSVAKVMVNAYTRVLAKTYPKMCINCVQPGFVATDINCHTGNLTLEEGAQGSVMLALLPEGGPTGCYFDRTQVAEF from the exons ATGATGAACGGGAAACAACCAACAGAGAA GTATGCAGTTGTGACTGGAGCAAACAAAGGCATTGGATTTGAGACAGTTAAACAACTCGCAGTTTCAGGTGTGACAGTTGTATTAACAGCCAGAAATGAGAAAAGGGGTACCGATGCCGTGTCTTTGCTCCATGGACTTGGTTTATCAAATGTGCTCTATCATCAGCTTGATCTACAAGACCCGCAAAGTATACAAGCTTTGGCCAGTTTCATCCGTACACAATTCGGAAAACTTGATATCTTG GTGAATAATGCTGCTGCTCCTGAAGCTGTAGTTGATGGAGATGCTCTAAGGACCCAGAATATAGATCCAGAAAATTGG cTCTCAGGCAAGGCAACAAATATACTACTAGGGTTGATAAAAACAACTAATGAAACAGCAAAAGTATGCCTTAACACGAACTACTATGGTGTCAAGCGCGTAACACGGGCACTCCTTCCACTTCTACAAAATTCAACTTCTGGTGCTAGGATCGTAAATGTAACTTCCTTATGTGGACAATTATCG AATATACCAAATGAACAAATTAGAAAGGAACTTGGGGATTTAGAATTTTTAAGTGAAGAGAAGATTGATGGTTTTGTGGAGAAGTTTATACGTGATTTGAGGAACGATGAACTCGAAGTCAATGGGTGGCCAAACATGTTACCGGCTTACAGTGTGGCAAAGGTCATGGTCAACGCCTACACTAGAGTTCTTGCAAAGACATACCCGAAAATGTGCATCAATTGTGTACAACCTGGATTTGTTGCCACCGACATAAATTGCCACACAGGTAATCTGACGTTAGAAGAAGGAGCTCAAGGTTCTGTTATGTTGGCTCTATTACCAGAAGGTGGTCCTACTGGTTGTTATTTTGATCGTACACAAGTTGCAGAATTTTGA